CGAAATCGCGCCGGCCGCCGATCCGCAAAGCCGCACCTACCGCGTGAAGCTCACGCTCGGCACGCCCGATCCGGCGATCCGGCTCGGCATGACCGCGGACGTCGCGTTCGACGGCGCGCCGGCCGCCGGCGACGCGCAGCCGATCACGCTGCCCGCGACCGCGCTGTTCCACGACGGCCCGCATCCGGCCGTGTGGATCGTGCGCACCAAGGACGACACGCTCGAGTTGCGACGGGTCGACGTCGCGCGCTTCAACGAGCGCACCGTCACCGTCTCGCACGGGCTGCAGCCGGGCGAGCGCGTCGTGCTGCAGGGCGTGCATACGGTCAGCGCGGGCGAGAAGGTGCGCGCGATCGCGCCGCTGCACCCGGAGGACTTCGCATCGTGAGCGTCTCCCACGAAGAAGGCCGCTTCAACCTGTCCGCGTGGGCGCTGCGCCACCAGGCGCTGGTCGTCTACCTGATCGCGCTCGCGACGCTCGCGGGCATCCTCGCCTATACGCGGCTCGCGCAATCCGAAGACCCGCCGTTCACGTTCCGCGTGATGGTGATCCGCACCTTCTGGCCCGGCGCGAGCGCGCGACAGGTGCAGGAACAGGTGACCGACCGGATCGGCCGCAAGCTGCAGGAAACGCCGGCCATCGACTTCCTGCGCAGCTATTCGCGCCCCGGCGAATCGCTGATCTTCTTCACGATGAAGGATTCGGCGCCCGTGAAGGACGTGCCCGAAACCTGGTACCAGATCCGCAAGAAGGTGGGCGACATCGGCTATACGCTGCCGCCCGGCGTGCAGGGCCCGTTCTTCAACGACGAATTCGGCGACGTCTACACCAACATCTGGACGCTCGAGGGCGACGGCTTCACGCCCGCGCAACTGCACGACTACGCGGACCAGTTGCGCACCGTGCTGCTGCGCGTGCCGGGCGTCGGCAAGGTCGACTATTTCGGCGACCCCGACCAGCGGATCTTCATCGAGGTCAACAACGCGCAGCTCACGCGCCTCGGCATCTCGCCGCAGCAGCTCGGCCAGGCAATCAACGCGCAGAACGACATCTCGTCGGCCGGCGTGCTGACGACCGCCGACGATCGCGTGTTCGTGCGGCCGAGCGGCCAGTTCGACAACGTCGATGCGATCGCCAATACGCTGATCCGCATCAACGGCCGCACGTTCCGGCTCGGCGATCTCGCCACCGTGAAACGCGGCTACGACGATCCTCAAGTCACGCAGATGCGAACCAACGGCCATGCCGTGCTCGGCATCGGCGTGACGATGCAGCCGGGCGGCGACGTGATCCGGCTCGGCAAGGCGCTCGACGCCGAATCGAAGGACCTGCAGGCGCAACTGCCGGCCGGCCTCAAGCTGACGCTGGTGTCGAGCATGCCGCACGCGGTCTCGCATTCGGTCGACGACTTCCTCGAAGCCGTCGCCGAGGCGGTGGCGATCGTGCTGGTCGTGAGCCTCGTGTCGCTGGGGCTGCGCACCGGGATGGTCGTCGTGATCTCGATTCCGGTCGTGCTCGCGGTCACCGCGCTGTTCATGTACCTGTTCGACATCGGGCTGCACAAGGTGTCGCTCGGCACGCTCGTGCTCGCGCTCGGGCTGCTCGTCGACGACGCGATCATCGCGGTCGAGATGATGGCCGTGAAGCTCGAACAGGGCTACACCCGCGCGCGCGCCGCCGCGTTCGCGTACACCAGCACCGCGTTCCCGATGCTGACGGGCACGCTCGTCACGGTATCGGGCTTCCTGCCGATCGCGCTCGCGAAATCGAGCACCGGCGAATACACGCGCTCGATCTTCGAGGTGTCGGCGATCGCGCTGGTCGCGTCGTGGTTCGCGGCCGTCGTGCTGATCCCGCTGCTCGGCTTCCACCTGCTGCCCGAGCGCAAGCGGCACGCGCACGAGGCGCACCTGCCCGACGATCACGAGCACGACATCTACGACACGCGCTTCTACCGGCGGCTGCGCGGCTGGATCGACTGGTGCATCGAGCGGCGCTTCGTCGTGCTGCTGATCACGGGCGCCCTCTTCGTCGTCGCGATGATGGGCTTCTCGCTGGTGCCGCAGCAGTTCTTCCCGAGCTCCGACCGGCCCGAGCTGCTGGTCGACCTGCGGCTGCCCGAAGGCGCGTCGTTCGCGGCGACGCTGCGCGAGACCGAGCGTCTCGAGAAAGTGATCGCCAAGCGGCCCGAGATCGACCATGCGGTGAACTTCGTCGGCAGCGGCGCGCCGCGCTTCTACCTGCCGCTCGACCAGCAGCTGCAACTGCCGAACTTCGCGCAGTTCGTGATCACCGCGAAATCGGTCGAGGATCGCGAGAAACTCGCGACCTGGCTCGAAACCACGCTGCGCGACACGTTCCCGGCCGTGCGCTGGCGCCTGTCGCGGCTCGAGAACGGCCCGCCGGTCGGCTATCCGGTGCAGTTCCGCGTGAGCGGCGACAGCATCGCGACGGTCCGCTCGATCGCCGAGAAGGTCGCGGCGACGATGCGCGGCGATGCGCGCACGGTCAACGTGCAGTTCGACTGGGACGAGCCCGCCGAGCGCTCGGTGCGCTTCGAGCTCGACCAGAAGAAGGCGCGCGAGCTGAACGTCACGTCGCAGGACGTGTCGAGCTTCCTCGCGATGACGCTGTCCGGTACGACCGTCACGCAGTATCGCGAGCGCGACAAGCTGATCGCCGTCGACCTGCGCGCGCCGCGCGCCGACCGCGTCGATCCGGCCAAGCTCGCGGGCCTCGCGCTGCCGACGCCGAACGGCCCCGTGCCGCTCGGCTCGCTCGGCCGCTTCACGCCGACGCTCGAATACGGCGTCGTGTGGGAGCGCGACCGCCAGCCGACCATCACCGTGCAGTCGGACGTGCGCGCCGGCGCCCAGGGCATCGACGTCACGCATGCGGTCGACGCGAAGCTGAATGCGCTGCGCGCGCAGTTGCCGGTCGGCTATCAGATCAACATCGGCGGCTCGGTCGAGGAAAGCGCGAAGGCGCAGAAGTCGATCAACGCGCAGATGCCGCTGATGGCGATCGCCGTGTTCACGCTGCTGATGATCCAGCTCCAGAGCTTCTCGCGCGTGCTGATGGTCGTGCTGACCGCGCCGCTCGGGCTGATCGGCGTGGTCGCGACGCTGCTGCTGTTCGGCCAGCCGTTCGGTTTCGTCGCGATGCTCGGCGTGATCGCGATGTTCGGGATCATCATGCGCAACTCGGTGATCCTGGTCGACCAGATCGAGCAGGACATCGCGGCCGGCCACGGCCGTGTCGACGCGATCATCGGCGCGACCGTGCGGCGCTTCCGGCCGATCACGCTGACGGCCGCGGCCGCGGTGCTCGCGCTGATCCCGCTGCTGCGCTCGAACTTCTTCGGGCCGATGGCGACCGCGCTGATGGGCGGCATCACGAGCGCGACCGTGCTGACGCTGTTCTACCTGCCCGCGCTGTACGCGACGTGGTTCCGCGTGAAGCGCGACGAACGCGACCCGCAGGACGGCCCGCCGCCCGGCGGCACGCCTGCCGCGCCGTCGGGAGCCTGACCATGGATCGATCGATGACCCTGAAAACGAAAGCCGTGCGGGCGCTCACGGTGGCGAGCCTGGCCGGCCCGCTCGCGGGCTGCGCGTGGTTCGCGCCGAGCGGCGAGCCGCCCGCGATGCCGTCGCCCGCGCACTACGGCGCCGCGCCGCAAGTCGAGCAGACCGTGTCCGCGCACGGCGTCGCGCAGCAGTTCGAGGTCGGCGCGCAGCCGGTGCCGGACTGGTGGAAACAGTACCGTTCCGATGCGCTGAACGCGCTCGTCGACGAAGGGCTGCGCAACAGCCCGACGCTGAGCGCGGCGTCGCATTCGCTGGATGCCGCGCGCGAACAGTTGCGCGGTCAGATCGGCAGCTCGATGCTGCCGTCGATCGACGCGGGCGGCCAGGCCACGCGCCAGCGCGCGCTCGGCGTGCCGATTCCCGCGCTCGGCGCGCCGACGCTGCTGTACGACACGTTCGTCGGGCAACTGCAGGCGAGCTACACGGTCGACCTGTTCGGCGTGTCGCGCTTCGCGAACCGCGCGCTCGCGAAACGCGTCGACGTCAGCGCGTTCCAGCTCGAATCCGCGCGGCGCGCGCTGGCCGCGAACATCGTCACCGCATCGATCACCGTGTCGGTGCTCAATGCGCAGATCGACACGACCGAGCGGCTCGTCGCGCTCGCGAACGACCAGGCGCATGACGCGGAGCGCCGCCATGCGCTCGGTTCGGCCTCGCGCAGCGACGCGTTGAACGCCCGGCAAAGCGCCGACACGTTCGCCGCGAGCCTGCCCGCGCTACGCCAGCAGCGCGACTCGGCGCGTCACGCGCTCGCGGTGCTGGTCGGCCGCACGCCCGACCGGCCGCCGGCCGATCTCGCGCTCACCGATCTGCACCTGCCCGAGCAGGTGCCCGTCGTCGTGCCGTCGGACCTGCTGCAAAGCCGCCCCGACATCCAGGCCGCCGACGCGGGGCTGAAGGCCGCCGCCGCCGAAGTCGGCCTCGCGACCGCGCAGATGTTTCCGCAACTGTCGCTGTCGGCGGCGATGGGCAAAGGCGGCTTCAGCTGGCCGGCGATGCTGTCGGGCGCCGGCGCGATCTGGAACGTCGGCGCGTCGCTGAGCCAGCCGATCTTCCATGGCGGCGCGCTGCTCGCCCAGCGCCGCGCGGCGAAAGCGACCTACGAGGCCGCGGTCGACCAGTACAAGCAGGCGGTGCTCGGCGCGTTCCAGAACGTCGCCGATTCGCTCGCGGCGCTCGAGCACGACGCGGAGGCGCTCGATGCATCGTCGCGCGCCGCGCTGTCCGCACGGGGCGCGTACGACGACGCGGCCGCCCGCGTGCGGCTCGGTGCGTTGCCGCCGTCGGCGGCGCGCGCGAGCGAGCTGCAGTACCGCAATGCGCGGCTCGACGAGATTCGCGCGACCGGCGCACGGTTCGCGGATACCGCGCGGCTTTACCAGGCGATGGGCACGCCGCCGGCCGACACCGGCGACAAGTCCGTTAAAACCGGCCACGCGGCCGGCGACGGCACGGCCGGCACGCAAGCACGCGCCGCCACGCCCGACGCCGCCGTCCCTTCGGCGCAATAACCAGCCCCTTCGATCGGACGCGCGTACGGATTCCCGACACGCGCGTCCGATCGCCGATCTTCCGCTTGACCCTCACGTAGCGTAACGTTCGAGACTCCAGTGTGCGCACCGAACGGAGGAACGAATGCGGCTGAAAGTGGGAGACCTGGCGAAACGCAGCGGGCTGACCGTCCGCACGCTTCATCACTATCACGCAATCGGTCTGCTGACGCCTTCGGCGCGCGCCGACAACGGCTACCGGCTGTACGACCGCGACGACATCGCCCGGCTTCACCAGATCCAGGCCCTGCGTCGCTTCGGACTGTCGCTCGCCGAAATCGGCGATTACTTGAACCAGCCCGGTACCCCGCTCGTCGATCTCGTCGCGAAGCAGATCGCGTCGCTCGACCGCCAGCTCGCGCAAACCGCACAGCTGCGCGAGCGGCTCGCGAGCCTGCATGCGCAGCTCGCGGCGGGCACCGAGCCGGAACTGGCCGATTGGCTCACCACACTGGAGTTGATGACCGTGTACGACAAATATTTCTCCGAGGAAGAACTCGCGCGCCTGCCGATGTACCAGAAGAGCCAGGCGGGCGACGCGGAATGGACCGCGCTCGTTGCCGAAGTGCGCGCGCTGCACGAGGCGGGCGTGCCCGCCGAGGACGAGCGCGTCCGTGCGCTCGCCTCGCGCTGGATGGCGCAACTGGTGCGCGACACGAACAATGATCCGCGCCTGCTCGCGAAGCTGAACCTGATGCACGAGCACGAACCGTCGATGCAGTCGAAGATCGGCATTTCGACCGCGTTGCGCGACTATGTGCTGCGCGCTTCATCGGAAACGAAGATGCGGCTCTTCGAGAAGTATCTGGAGCCGGACGAGGTCCGCTTCATGCGGGCGCACTACGCCGAACGCGCGATGGAATGGCCGCAACTGATGGCCGACGTGCGCGACGCGATCGATGCGGGCGCGCAGCCCGATTCGCCGCAAGGCCGCGCGCTCGCGCAGCGCTGGCTCGAGCTGTTCTGCAGCTACGCGGGCCACGATCCGGCCACGCACGCGAAATTCCGCCACGCGCTGATGAACGAGCCGGCGCTGACGAAGGATTCGTGGACCGACGACACGCTGCTCGGTTTCGTGCGCGAAGCGATGGCGCAGTTGGCGCCGGCGCGTTGATCGCATGACGGGCGGGCGTCAGGCGGGGTTCCCGTGTGCCGCCCGTTTCACCATGGGCAGCCGGTATCGCGCGCACGACGGCCGGGCGCCCGCCTAGTCGTTGCGCAAGCTGACCGCGCGCCAGCGCTTCATCATGTGACGCAGAAACTCGGGCTGCGCCTTCAGATCTGCATTCGGCACGGGCGCCGCGCCGCCGTCGACGAACTTGCCGTTGACCATGACGGTTTCCTCGCCGCGCAGCACGTATTTGGTGCCCGCGTCGATCAGGAAGTACTTCACCTGATCGGCGCTCACGTCTCCCCGGCAACCGATCTTGTACGCGAACAGGAACTGCTTGCGGCCGTTGCCGAGCAGGTCGCGCATTTCGATCGACTTCGGCACGACGTCGAGAATCACGTCGACCGGGCAATCCTTCACGTAGTCGCGCACCGTCCAGTCGGGGTGGCCGTCGAGCGTCGCGGACACCTTGAGCTCGACGTCGTCGCCGGCCGCGGTTCTGGCGAGCGTCACCGCGTGTGCGCCGGCCGCATCGGTCCACGTGTAGTCGGCGGCGTGCGCCGGGCTGGCCAGCGCTGCGACTGCGAGCCACAGGCAACGCGAAAGGGCATGTCTTTTCATCGGTGGGAGCGAAAGCGCTGAAATCGAACGCGCCATTATCGACAAAGCCGCGTGCCGCCGCCAGCCGCGCGCGCCCCGCCCGTTCAGCGCTCGCGCGAGCCGAGGCCGAGCGCCTTCATCCGCCGGTACAGCGTCCGCTCGCTCAATCCGAGCTGCTCGGCCAGCGCCTTGCGCGTGCCGTCGAACGTGCGCGCGATACGAACCAGCTCGGCATCCGACACGCCGCGCGCGTCCGCCGCCTGCGCGTGCGGCGCCGCCGCTGCCGCGACGAGTTCGGCCGGCAGATGCTCGACGCGGATCGTCCCGTCGTCGGCGAACAGGCACGCGCGTTCGAGCACGTTGCGCAGCTCGCGGATGTTGCCGGGCCACGCATATGCATCGAGGCACGCCCGCGCGCGCTCGGTCAGCGTGAATGGCCGCGCATTCGCGTCGCCCGCGTTGCCGCGCGTGTTCGCGATCCGCCGCAGGATCGATTCGGCCAGCAGCGCGACGTCGCCCTGCCGTTCGCGCAGCGCCGGCAGCGGAATCGGAAACGCGTTGATCCGGTAGTAAAGATCCTGCCGGAACCGGCCGTCGTCGATCATCTCGCGCAGCGGCTTGTGCGTGGCCGCGACCAGCCGGAAATCCGCACGCAGCGCCTCGACGCCGCCCACGCGCCGGAACGTGCCCGATTCGATCAGCCGCAGCAGCTTCACCTGCATCGGCAGCGGCACGTCGCCGATCTCGTCGAGAAACAGCGTGCCGCCCTGCGCGGTTTCGACGAGGCCCGGCTTGCGCTGGTTCGCGCCGGTGAACGCGCCCTTCTCGTAGCCGAACAGTTCGCTCTCGAACAGCGTCTCGGCGATCCCCGAGCAATCGACGACGACGAACGGCCCCATCGCGCGGTCGCTCGCCTCGTGCAGCGCGCGGGCGAACAACTCCTTGCCGGTGCCCGATTCGCCGAGCAGCAGCACCGGCAGCGTCGAGGGTGCCACGCGCTGCAGCGCGCCGAGCGCCGCGTTGAATGCATCGGAGCCGCCGACGAGCCCTTCCGCGCTCGGCTGCGCGGACGCGCTACGCACCGTCGTCAGCCGCTCGACGTACGCGATCACGTTGCCGTGTGCATCGAAGATCGGCCGCAGCTCGACGTCGACATGCTCGGGGCCGCGCGGCGTGTGATGGATGTGCAGCACGCGGTTCAGCCCGCGCGACTCGAGCGCCTGCTTCATCGGGCAATGCTCGCCGGCCTGGTCGCACGGCACGTCGTAGTGGTGCGACACCTGGAAACAGTGCCGGCCCACATGCTCGACGCCGGCCACGCCGAACTGGCGCCGGTACGCATCGTTCGCCGCGAGGATCCGGTAGTCGGGATCGACCACGATCATCGGCTGCGGATCCTGCTCGAGATACGCGACGAGCGCGCGGACGTCCGGCATCGCGGCGCGGCGCGGAACAGGGACGATCGGAATGGTGTCGTGCGGATTCATGCGGCGGCTCGCTCGGCGAAGGGGCGCCCGGACGGACTGCCAGGCTGGCTGCCAATTCTGCCACGACACTGCCAGTTGTGGCAGTCCTCGTCTGCCGCCGGATGTCGCCGCCACTTCCTCAGGGCCGCCGACGCCCCGAAAATCCGTGCTGAATCAAGCCCCTGCCACATCGGCAGATGCTGCGTCGCAGACTGGCACGCTTCTTGAGACAAAGACCGCGATTGCAGATGCAGAACCCGATCGAGGACACCCCGTGAGCAACGCCCCCGCCCTGTCGGTCGAAGGTTTTTTCGACCCGGCCACCCACACCGTCAGCTATCTCCTGCTCGATACGGCGAGCCGCGCGTGCGCGCTGATCGACAGCGTGCTCGACTACGACCCGAAATCCGGCCGCACGCGCACCGCCAGCGCCGACCGGCTGATCGCGCGCGTCGCCGAACTCGGCGCGACCGTGCACTGGCTGCTGGAGACGCACGTCCATGCCGACCACCTGTCGGCCGCGCCCTACCTGAAAGCACGGGTCGGCGGCCAGATCGCGATCGGTTCGCACGTGCGCCGCGTGCAGCACGTGTTCGGCACGCTGTTCAACGCGGGGCCGGGCTTCGCGGAAGACGGCCGCCAGTTCGACCGGCTCGTCGACGACGGCGACACGCTCGCGCTCGGCGCGCTGACGATCCGCGCGCTGCACACGCCGGGCCACACGCCCGCGTGCATGACCTACTGCGTGGACGACGCGACGCAGCGCGTGGCGTTCGTCGGCGACACGCTGTTCATGCCCGACTACGGCACGGCCCGCTGCGACTTCCCCGGCGGCGACGCGCGCACGCTGTACCGCTCGATCGCGCGCGTGCTCGCGCTGCCCACCGACACGCGCCTGTTCCTGTGCCACGACTACCAGCCGGGCGGCCGCGACGTGCAGTTCGTGACGACCGTCGCCGAGCAGCGCCGCGCGAACGTGCACGTGAAGGACGGCGTGAGCGAGGACGATTTCGTCGCGATGCGCACCGCGCGCGACGCGACGCTCGACATGCCGGTGCTGATGTTGCCGTCCGTGCAGGTCAACATGCGCGCCGGCCACCTGCCCGAACCCGAGAACAACGGCGTGCGCTACCTGAAGATTCCGCTCGACGCGATCTGAGTGCTGCACCCCACCGAGAACCCCGACATGACCACCATCCGCAAGCTGACCGACACGCTGTCGGTCTCGCCGCAGATCGCGGCGGCCGACCTGCCCGCGCTTCACGCGGCGGGCATCCGCGCGATCATCTGCAACCGGCCCGACGGCGAAGGCGCCGACCAGCCGACCGTCACCGAAATCCGCGCGGCCGCCACGCCGCTCGGCATCGACGTGCATTACCTGCCGGTCGATACCGGCAAGGTGACCGACGACCAGGCCGCGCGGTTCGGCGCGCTCGTCGCGTCGCTCGACGGGCCTGTACTCGCGTACTGCCGCAGCGGCACGCGCTCGGCCACGCTGTGGGCGCTGTCGCAGGCGGGGCTGCGTCCGCTGGACCACCTCGTCGCCACCGCCGGCGCAGCCGGCTACGACCTGAGCGCGCTTGCATCGCGTGTCACGCAAAACAGCCGCCACACGGCGCCGGCCGTCGACGCACGGCACGACATCGTGATCGTCGGCGCCGGTGCGGCCGGCATCGCCGTCGCGTCGAGCCTGCTCGCGCGCGACGCGTCGCTCGACATCGCGGTGATCGATCCCGCCGACGTCCACTATTACCAGCCCGGCTGGACGATGGTCGGCGCGGGCGTGTTCCAGCCCGGCACTACCGCGCGGCCGATGACCGACGTGCTGCCGCGCGGCGTGCACCGCATCCGGGCCGCCGTCGCGGGCTTCGAGCCCGACGCGCACGTCGTGGTGCTCGACGGCTGCCGGCGCATCGGTTATCGCAAGCTCGTCGTATGCCCGGGGCTCAAGCTCGACTGGCACGCGATCGACGGCCTCGCCGACACGCTCGGCCACAACGGCGTCACGTCGAACTATCGCTACGATCTCGCGCCGTACACGTGGGAGCTCGTGCGCGCGTTCCGCGGCGGCAATGCGCTC
This DNA window, taken from Burkholderia cenocepacia, encodes the following:
- a CDS encoding bifunctional protein tyrosine phosphatase family protein/NAD(P)/FAD-dependent oxidoreductase — protein: MTTIRKLTDTLSVSPQIAAADLPALHAAGIRAIICNRPDGEGADQPTVTEIRAAATPLGIDVHYLPVDTGKVTDDQAARFGALVASLDGPVLAYCRSGTRSATLWALSQAGLRPLDHLVATAGAAGYDLSALASRVTQNSRHTAPAVDARHDIVIVGAGAAGIAVASSLLARDASLDIAVIDPADVHYYQPGWTMVGAGVFQPGTTARPMTDVLPRGVHRIRAAVAGFEPDAHVVVLDGCRRIGYRKLVVCPGLKLDWHAIDGLADTLGHNGVTSNYRYDLAPYTWELVRAFRGGNALFTQPPMPIKCAGAPQKAMYLSCDHWRRTGRLDAANVEFLNAGGALFGVADYVPALMEYVESYDIALSFGHNLVAIDGPARRATFSHALPNGGKETVERSFDMIHVVPPQKAPDFVRASPLADAAGWIDVDPATLRHKQFEDIYALGDVTNTTNAKTAAAARKQAPVVAHNLLASLGRAYGDAAYDGYGSCPLTVERGKIVLAEFLYGGKVAPTFPAWLIDGKRPSRLAWLLKERVLPPLYWKAMLKGREWLAKPAIAR
- a CDS encoding MerR family transcriptional regulator, with the protein product MRLKVGDLAKRSGLTVRTLHHYHAIGLLTPSARADNGYRLYDRDDIARLHQIQALRRFGLSLAEIGDYLNQPGTPLVDLVAKQIASLDRQLAQTAQLRERLASLHAQLAAGTEPELADWLTTLELMTVYDKYFSEEELARLPMYQKSQAGDAEWTALVAEVRALHEAGVPAEDERVRALASRWMAQLVRDTNNDPRLLAKLNLMHEHEPSMQSKIGISTALRDYVLRASSETKMRLFEKYLEPDEVRFMRAHYAERAMEWPQLMADVRDAIDAGAQPDSPQGRALAQRWLELFCSYAGHDPATHAKFRHALMNEPALTKDSWTDDTLLGFVREAMAQLAPAR
- a CDS encoding efflux RND transporter permease subunit — protein: MSVSHEEGRFNLSAWALRHQALVVYLIALATLAGILAYTRLAQSEDPPFTFRVMVIRTFWPGASARQVQEQVTDRIGRKLQETPAIDFLRSYSRPGESLIFFTMKDSAPVKDVPETWYQIRKKVGDIGYTLPPGVQGPFFNDEFGDVYTNIWTLEGDGFTPAQLHDYADQLRTVLLRVPGVGKVDYFGDPDQRIFIEVNNAQLTRLGISPQQLGQAINAQNDISSAGVLTTADDRVFVRPSGQFDNVDAIANTLIRINGRTFRLGDLATVKRGYDDPQVTQMRTNGHAVLGIGVTMQPGGDVIRLGKALDAESKDLQAQLPAGLKLTLVSSMPHAVSHSVDDFLEAVAEAVAIVLVVSLVSLGLRTGMVVVISIPVVLAVTALFMYLFDIGLHKVSLGTLVLALGLLVDDAIIAVEMMAVKLEQGYTRARAAAFAYTSTAFPMLTGTLVTVSGFLPIALAKSSTGEYTRSIFEVSAIALVASWFAAVVLIPLLGFHLLPERKRHAHEAHLPDDHEHDIYDTRFYRRLRGWIDWCIERRFVVLLITGALFVVAMMGFSLVPQQFFPSSDRPELLVDLRLPEGASFAATLRETERLEKVIAKRPEIDHAVNFVGSGAPRFYLPLDQQLQLPNFAQFVITAKSVEDREKLATWLETTLRDTFPAVRWRLSRLENGPPVGYPVQFRVSGDSIATVRSIAEKVAATMRGDARTVNVQFDWDEPAERSVRFELDQKKARELNVTSQDVSSFLAMTLSGTTVTQYRERDKLIAVDLRAPRADRVDPAKLAGLALPTPNGPVPLGSLGRFTPTLEYGVVWERDRQPTITVQSDVRAGAQGIDVTHAVDAKLNALRAQLPVGYQINIGGSVEESAKAQKSINAQMPLMAIAVFTLLMIQLQSFSRVLMVVLTAPLGLIGVVATLLLFGQPFGFVAMLGVIAMFGIIMRNSVILVDQIEQDIAAGHGRVDAIIGATVRRFRPITLTAAAAVLALIPLLRSNFFGPMATALMGGITSATVLTLFYLPALYATWFRVKRDERDPQDGPPPGGTPAAPSGA
- a CDS encoding efflux transporter outer membrane subunit codes for the protein MDRSMTLKTKAVRALTVASLAGPLAGCAWFAPSGEPPAMPSPAHYGAAPQVEQTVSAHGVAQQFEVGAQPVPDWWKQYRSDALNALVDEGLRNSPTLSAASHSLDAAREQLRGQIGSSMLPSIDAGGQATRQRALGVPIPALGAPTLLYDTFVGQLQASYTVDLFGVSRFANRALAKRVDVSAFQLESARRALAANIVTASITVSVLNAQIDTTERLVALANDQAHDAERRHALGSASRSDALNARQSADTFAASLPALRQQRDSARHALAVLVGRTPDRPPADLALTDLHLPEQVPVVVPSDLLQSRPDIQAADAGLKAAAAEVGLATAQMFPQLSLSAAMGKGGFSWPAMLSGAGAIWNVGASLSQPIFHGGALLAQRRAAKATYEAAVDQYKQAVLGAFQNVADSLAALEHDAEALDASSRAALSARGAYDDAAARVRLGALPPSAARASELQYRNARLDEIRATGARFADTARLYQAMGTPPADTGDKSVKTGHAAGDGTAGTQARAATPDAAVPSAQ
- a CDS encoding M949_RS01915 family surface polysaccharide biosynthesis protein, producing the protein MKRHALSRCLWLAVAALASPAHAADYTWTDAAGAHAVTLARTAAGDDVELKVSATLDGHPDWTVRDYVKDCPVDVILDVVPKSIEMRDLLGNGRKQFLFAYKIGCRGDVSADQVKYFLIDAGTKYVLRGEETVMVNGKFVDGGAAPVPNADLKAQPEFLRHMMKRWRAVSLRND
- a CDS encoding sigma-54 interaction domain-containing protein, which encodes MNPHDTIPIVPVPRRAAMPDVRALVAYLEQDPQPMIVVDPDYRILAANDAYRRQFGVAGVEHVGRHCFQVSHHYDVPCDQAGEHCPMKQALESRGLNRVLHIHHTPRGPEHVDVELRPIFDAHGNVIAYVERLTTVRSASAQPSAEGLVGGSDAFNAALGALQRVAPSTLPVLLLGESGTGKELFARALHEASDRAMGPFVVVDCSGIAETLFESELFGYEKGAFTGANQRKPGLVETAQGGTLFLDEIGDVPLPMQVKLLRLIESGTFRRVGGVEALRADFRLVAATHKPLREMIDDGRFRQDLYYRINAFPIPLPALRERQGDVALLAESILRRIANTRGNAGDANARPFTLTERARACLDAYAWPGNIRELRNVLERACLFADDGTIRVEHLPAELVAAAAAPHAQAADARGVSDAELVRIARTFDGTRKALAEQLGLSERTLYRRMKALGLGSRER
- a CDS encoding MBL fold metallo-hydrolase, with product MSNAPALSVEGFFDPATHTVSYLLLDTASRACALIDSVLDYDPKSGRTRTASADRLIARVAELGATVHWLLETHVHADHLSAAPYLKARVGGQIAIGSHVRRVQHVFGTLFNAGPGFAEDGRQFDRLVDDGDTLALGALTIRALHTPGHTPACMTYCVDDATQRVAFVGDTLFMPDYGTARCDFPGGDARTLYRSIARVLALPTDTRLFLCHDYQPGGRDVQFVTTVAEQRRANVHVKDGVSEDDFVAMRTARDATLDMPVLMLPSVQVNMRAGHLPEPENNGVRYLKIPLDAI